Proteins encoded by one window of Scatophagus argus isolate fScaArg1 chromosome 4, fScaArg1.pri, whole genome shotgun sequence:
- the LOC124057698 gene encoding uncharacterized protein C10orf95-like isoform X1: MEDPDQRSTWTSVLVPNPNRPGSPRLILRRIPAPGPSSSSSPSSTSRSTPPTPCGYLCCSCSSCSCSTFCSGCSLRFPSPSPASPPSRPQDDQSKVALRKLLVPDQRSTWTSVLVPNPNRPGSPRLILRRIPAPGPSSSSSPSSTPRSTPPTPCGYLCSSCSSSSCSTFCSGCSLSCSCSTFCSGCSLSCSCSTFCSGCSLRSPSPSPASPPSRPQDDQSKVALRKLPVVSSPDRPEVPSKVSTCLSSQNPTKPRPMTAGPRPKWVRNMQAIIRERNRQRGIRGGKRTAGRPKGEPAAKRSFNS; this comes from the exons ATGGAAGAT cctGATCAGCGTTCCACTTGGACATCTGTCCTCGTGCCCAACCCCAACCGGCCCGGCAGCCCGAGACTGATCCTGAGGAGGATCCCAGCACCAGGcccctccagcagctcctccccGAGCTCCACATCCAGGTCTACTCCTCCCACACCTTGTGGCTATCTTTGTTGCTCTTGCTCTAGCTGCTCTTGCTCCACCTTCTGTTCTGGCTGCTCTCTCAGGTTTCCCAGCCCCTCTCCAGCCTCTCCTCCCAGCAGGCCACAGGATGATCAGAGCAAGGTCGCCCTTAGGAAGCTGCTGGTG cCTGATCAGCGCTCCACTTGGACATCTGTCCTCGTGCCCAACCCCAACCGGCCTGGCAGCCCGAGACTGATCCTGAGGAGGATCCCGGCACCAGGcccctccagcagctcctccccGAGCTCCACACCCAGGTCTACTCCTCCCACACCTTGTGGCTATCTTTGTAGCTCTTGCTCTAGCTCTTCTTGCTCCACCTTCTGTTCTGGCTGCTCTCTCAGCTGCTCTTGCTCCACCTTCTGTTCTGGCTGCTCTCTCAGCTGCTCTTGCTCCACCTTCTGTTCTGGCTGCTCTCTCAGGTCTCCCAGCCCCTCTCCAGCCTCTCCTCCCAGCAGGCCACAGGATGATCAGAGCAAGGTCGCCCTTAGGAAGCTGCCAGTGGTGAGTTCCCCTGACAGACCTGAAGTACCCAGTAAGGTGAGTACATGTCTGAGTTCTCAGAACCCCACCAAGCCTCGTCCGATGACAGCTGGTCCCCGGCCAAAGTGGGTAAGGAACATGCAGGCTATTATCagggagagaaacaggcagCGTGGCATCAGGGGAGGTAAGAGAACTGCTGGACGCCCAAAAGGTGAACCTGCAGCCAAGCGCTCCTTTAACTCTTAG
- the LOC124057698 gene encoding leucine-rich repeat extensin-like protein 5 isoform X2, with translation MEDPDQRSTWTSVLVPNPNRPGSPRLILRRIPAPGPSSSSSPSSTSRSTPPTPCGYLCCSCSSCSCSTFCSGCSLRFPSPSPASPPSRPQDDQSKVALRKLLVPDQRSTWTSVLVPNPNRPGSPRLILRRIPAPGPSSSSSPSSTPRSPSPSPASPPSRPQDDQSKVALRKLPVVSSPDRPEVPSKVSTCLSSQNPTKPRPMTAGPRPKWVRNMQAIIRERNRQRGIRGGKRTAGRPKGEPAAKRSFNS, from the exons ATGGAAGAT cctGATCAGCGTTCCACTTGGACATCTGTCCTCGTGCCCAACCCCAACCGGCCCGGCAGCCCGAGACTGATCCTGAGGAGGATCCCAGCACCAGGcccctccagcagctcctccccGAGCTCCACATCCAGGTCTACTCCTCCCACACCTTGTGGCTATCTTTGTTGCTCTTGCTCTAGCTGCTCTTGCTCCACCTTCTGTTCTGGCTGCTCTCTCAGGTTTCCCAGCCCCTCTCCAGCCTCTCCTCCCAGCAGGCCACAGGATGATCAGAGCAAGGTCGCCCTTAGGAAGCTGCTGGTG cCTGATCAGCGCTCCACTTGGACATCTGTCCTCGTGCCCAACCCCAACCGGCCTGGCAGCCCGAGACTGATCCTGAGGAGGATCCCGGCACCAGGcccctccagcagctcctccccGAGCTCCACACCCAG GTCTCCCAGCCCCTCTCCAGCCTCTCCTCCCAGCAGGCCACAGGATGATCAGAGCAAGGTCGCCCTTAGGAAGCTGCCAGTGGTGAGTTCCCCTGACAGACCTGAAGTACCCAGTAAGGTGAGTACATGTCTGAGTTCTCAGAACCCCACCAAGCCTCGTCCGATGACAGCTGGTCCCCGGCCAAAGTGGGTAAGGAACATGCAGGCTATTATCagggagagaaacaggcagCGTGGCATCAGGGGAGGTAAGAGAACTGCTGGACGCCCAAAAGGTGAACCTGCAGCCAAGCGCTCCTTTAACTCTTAG
- the LOC124057694 gene encoding trichohyalin-like: MVEHENRKYESQMRYGQRTEEMVHQRKTERSERDRKLQMRNQIVADNLAASNKDQATAMALKEEQRLAKDVAKIDAKDAERLKQKKDERAAMHQSNSASNQLMIGLKKQREQDERQLCMNQLQMDKNADGLFMEETKVKAQKTKENNIQVSKFNANMASQKQAHLQQLKREEHEAEARNAEQTAMEEKQFQQRVQHDLHKASEKLQKKRGELQNLQLSNKKTTHLPPISKERLTVKGQTCLSSSPDDSEVQVPSTIAPYPCLPPISKAVNNPLTAKVPATGGRRDRPPPDRRHLSPDTSQPTPKRGRPKIEKEPQSGRSPPDYRYLSADTFQPMPRRGRPKTEKEPQSGRSPPDYTYLSADTFQPMPRRGRPKKKRQLQRHNVEQPSEHRCPRYNVKPHPLPLGYKYVNKQRNKMK, encoded by the exons atgGTTGAACATGAAAACCGCAAGTATGAAAGTCAGATGCGGTATGGACAGAGAACTGAAGAAATGGTGCACCAAAGAAAGACCGAGCGATCAGAAAGGGACAGGAAACTCCAGATGCGCAACCAGATTGTTGCAGACAATCTGGCAGCCTCAAACAAGGACCAGGCTACTGCTATGGCcctgaaggaggagcagagactTGCTAAAGATGTGGCTAAAATAGATGCTAAAGACGCAGAGCGgctgaaacaaaagaaggatGAGAGAGCTGCAATGCATCAGTCAAATTCTGCTAGCAATCAGTTAATGATAGGGTTGAAAAAGCAGAGGGAACAAGATGAACGTCAGCTCTGTATGAACCAGCTGCAGATGGACAAAAACGCTGACGGGTTGTTCATGGAAGAAACCAAAGTGAAGGCtcagaaaaccaaagagaacAACATCCAAGTGAGTAAATTCAATGCCAACATGGCAAGTCAGAAACAAGCCcaccttcagcagctgaaaaggGAAGAACATGAAGCTGAAGCCAGGAATGCAGAACAGACTGCTATGGAGGAGAAACAATTCCAGCAGCGTGTGCAGCATGATCTTCACAAGGCTTCAGAGAAGCTACAGAAGAAACGTGGAGAACTCCAGAATTTGCAGCTCAGCAATAAAAAGACTACCCACCTCCCACCCATTTCCAAAGAAAGATTAACTGTAAAGGGTCAGActtgcctctcctcttcacctgatGACTCTGAGGTTCAGGTGCCCTCTACAATTGCACCATATCCTTGCCTCCCACCAATTTCCAAAGCAGTTAACAACCCTTTAACTGCTAAGGTTCCAGCTACAGGAGGGCGTCGTGACAGACCCCCCCCGGATCGCAGACACTTATCTCCAG ATACTTCGCAGCCAACGCCCAAACGTGGCAGGCCTAAGATTGAGAAAGAGCCACAGAGTGGCAGATCCCCCCCGGATTACAGATACTTATCTGCAGATACTTTTCAGCCAATGCCCAGACGTGGCAGGCCTAAGACTGAGAAAGAGCCACAGAGTGGCAGATCCCCCCCGGATTACACCTACTTATCTGCAGATACTTTTCAGCCAATGCCCAGACGTGGCAGGCCTAAGAAGAAGAGACAGCTGCAGCGTCACAACGTGGAGCAGCCCTCTGAACATCGCTGTCCTCGCTACAACGTGAAacctcaccccctccctctgggctataaatatgtaaacaagcagaggaacaaaatgaaataa